From the genome of Homalodisca vitripennis isolate AUS2020 chromosome 8, UT_GWSS_2.1, whole genome shotgun sequence, one region includes:
- the LOC124367245 gene encoding uncharacterized protein YegX-like, which produces MVPDGIDVTCLNETVDWSKVKAAGIKFAIARATQGANFVDNKFVENFNGMKSNGIKAGAYHYFEADQSVDRQVARIQATLKKVDFDATDDVLAIVLERRFPPPIPPDVIADNLQGVLTALEKTYKKLYIYCDPSHWEEKVSWKKYDFSQYNLWITSFTNFAASPKIPTTWKDKGYVWWQYSMSGTVDGVEGFVHVNKSK; this is translated from the coding sequence ATGGTTCCGGACGGCATAGACGTGACGTGTCTCAACGAGACTGTCGACTGGAGCAAAGTGAAGGCTGCCGGAATCAAATTTGCAATAGCCAGAGCCACACAAGGGGCCAATTTTGTGGACAACAAATTCGTAGAGAACTTCAATGGAATGAAGAGTAACGGAATAAAGGCAGGCGCGTACCACTACTTCGAGGCTGACCAGTCTGTGGATCGCCAGGTCGCTAGGATACAGGCGACTTTGAAAAAAGTGGACTTTGACGCAACCGATGATGTGTTGGCTATTGTTTTAGAGAGGAGATTCCCTCCGCCAATTCCCCCAGATGTGATCGCGGATAACTTACAAGGAGTTTTGACTGCCCTTGAAAAAACCTACAAGAAACTCTACATCTACTGCGATCCCAGCCACTGGGAGGAGAAAGTATCCTGGAAGAAATACGACTTCAGCCAGTACAACTTATGGATAACGAGTTTCACCAATTTCGCCGCCTCTCCGAAAATTCCAACGACCTGGAAAGACAAGGGATACGTGTGGTGGCAATACTCTATGTCGGGTACTGTGGACGGTGTAGAAGGCTTTGTTCATGTGAACAAGAGCAAATAA